A window of the Nisaea acidiphila genome harbors these coding sequences:
- a CDS encoding DMT family transporter, translated as MSYLHSLKLYSARLPAPVRGVLLMAVAAAMFVCMHAIIRDLGKNEGLHPFEIAFFRSFLGLFVLAPLLIRQRFRPLHTNNLKLLFLRGAVNSAAMLMFFYGLSVTPLAEATALGFTAPLFATLLAMLFLGEVVRLRRWIAILIGFAGTLVIIRPGMVDVGLGPLLILAATVVWSFALIIIKFLTRTESSVTITVYASIFLSPFTLAAAAFFWRWPTPEEAGWLCLIALLGTVAQTAMNQSLKLADASVVLPVDFSKLIWAAFIGFVIFEELPDIYTWIGGAMIFVSTTYIAVRESRLKKQAAKAAA; from the coding sequence GTGTCCTATTTACATTCGCTGAAGCTCTATTCCGCCCGTCTGCCGGCCCCGGTCCGCGGCGTCCTGCTCATGGCCGTTGCCGCGGCCATGTTCGTCTGCATGCACGCCATTATCCGCGATCTCGGCAAGAACGAGGGGCTGCATCCCTTCGAGATCGCCTTCTTCCGCAGCTTCCTCGGGCTTTTCGTCCTGGCGCCGCTGCTGATCCGCCAGCGTTTCCGCCCGCTCCACACCAACAATCTGAAACTGCTGTTCCTGCGCGGCGCGGTGAACTCGGCGGCGATGCTGATGTTCTTCTACGGCCTTTCGGTCACCCCGCTGGCCGAGGCGACGGCGCTCGGTTTCACCGCGCCGCTCTTCGCCACGCTGCTGGCGATGCTCTTCCTCGGCGAGGTGGTGCGGCTCCGGCGCTGGATCGCCATCCTGATCGGCTTCGCCGGAACGCTGGTGATCATCCGGCCGGGGATGGTGGATGTCGGGCTCGGGCCGCTGCTCATCCTCGCCGCGACCGTGGTTTGGTCCTTCGCGCTCATCATTATCAAGTTCCTGACCCGGACGGAATCCAGCGTTACCATCACCGTCTATGCCTCGATCTTCCTCTCGCCCTTCACGCTCGCCGCCGCCGCCTTCTTCTGGCGCTGGCCGACGCCGGAGGAAGCGGGCTGGCTCTGCCTGATCGCGCTGCTCGGCACCGTCGCCCAGACGGCGATGAACCAGTCGCTTAAACTGGCCGATGCCTCGGTCGTGCTGCCGGTCGATTTCAGCAAGCTGATCTGGGCCGCCTTCATCGGCTTCGTGATCTTCGAGGAGCTGCCGGATATCTACACCTGGATCGGCGGGGCGATGATCTTCGTCTCCACGACCTATATCGCGGTGCGCGAATCCCGGCTGAAGAAGCAGGCGGCGAAAGCTGCGGCATAA
- the ygfZ gene encoding CAF17-like 4Fe-4S cluster assembly/insertion protein YgfZ, translating to MPACIDLKSRAVLSVSGPDARKFLQGLVSNDVEKVTPERAIHAAFLTAQGKYLFDFFIAEVAGALLLDCEAERLADFQKRLRLYKLRSKVEIEDAGDRYAVLAVTGDDAADALGFAGEAGAAKEVEGGTVFVDPRHAGLGARAIVRKEKRDAFIADNGLSEGSLQDYDCTRIRLGVPDGTRDMQVEKTVLLEAGFDELHGVDWQKGCYMGQELTARTKYRGLVKRRLMPVKILDGEMPAPGTPILRDEREVGEIRSGAGGMALAMLRLNALEDLEHAVLSAGGATVLPVKPDWASF from the coding sequence ATGCCCGCCTGTATCGACCTTAAGAGCCGCGCCGTTCTCTCCGTCTCCGGACCGGATGCGCGCAAGTTCCTGCAGGGGCTGGTCTCCAACGACGTCGAGAAGGTGACGCCGGAGCGGGCGATCCATGCCGCCTTCCTGACGGCGCAGGGCAAATATCTCTTCGATTTCTTCATCGCCGAGGTCGCGGGCGCGCTGCTGCTCGACTGCGAGGCGGAGCGGCTCGCCGATTTCCAGAAGCGCCTCCGGCTCTACAAGCTGCGCTCCAAGGTCGAGATCGAGGATGCGGGAGACCGTTATGCCGTGCTCGCGGTGACCGGCGACGATGCGGCGGATGCGCTCGGGTTTGCCGGCGAGGCGGGCGCGGCGAAGGAGGTCGAGGGCGGCACGGTCTTCGTCGATCCGCGCCATGCCGGGCTCGGCGCGCGGGCCATCGTCAGGAAGGAGAAGCGCGACGCTTTCATCGCGGATAACGGCCTCTCCGAAGGCAGCCTCCAGGATTACGACTGCACGCGCATCCGTCTCGGCGTGCCGGACGGCACCCGCGACATGCAGGTCGAGAAGACCGTCCTGCTGGAGGCCGGCTTCGACGAACTGCACGGGGTCGACTGGCAGAAGGGCTGCTACATGGGCCAGGAACTGACCGCGCGGACCAAGTATCGCGGCCTGGTGAAGCGCCGCCTGATGCCGGTGAAGATCCTCGACGGCGAGATGCCCGCGCCCGGCACCCCGATCCTGCGCGACGAGCGCGAGGTCGGCGAGATCCGCTCCGGCGCCGGCGGCATGGCGCTGGCCATGCTGAGGCTCAACGCGCTGGAGGATCTGGAACACGCAGTACTCAGCGCCGGCGGGGCAACGGTGCTGCCGGTGAAGCCGGACTGGGCGAGCTTCTAG
- a CDS encoding ABC transporter ATP-binding protein: MSLLDIKNMTVEFPTRRGVFTAVREVSLSVEPGEILGVVGESGAGKSTIGNAVIGLLEPPGRLAGGEIYLKGERIDGLDEDALRSIRGKRIGMIFQDPLTSLNPLQTVEQQLMETIQLHLKQSDDEARASAVALLDRVGIPDPDVRIKQYPHQFSGGMRQRVVIALALCADPEVIIADEPTTALDVSIQAQILELMRELCRERSVGMILITHDMGVIADVTDRVAVMYRSRLVEEGPTAKILGDPDHEYTKSLISAVPRPDVRLARFPVVEYIESAGDRRDSIDVATHWLGEGRSDVSAEGDLLRVEDLHVRFLTRFSLLRKNRIYLDAVDHVSFEIRQGEVFGLVGESGSGKSTIARAIAGLYKPAGGHIHFAGADLTQVESETEMDRYRRQMQMIFQDPYSSLNPRMKVLDIVAEPIRFHGLASGGAETRQIVMDLLEHVGLGAEAARKYPHEFSGGQRQRISIARALATRPRFLICDEPTSALDVSIQAQILNLLKDLQAELGLTMLFISHDLPVIRQMCDRVGVMRHGKLLEVAETEALFQSPQHDYSRHLLDLMPKLEVLSHEAIADLELAD; this comes from the coding sequence ATGAGCCTGCTCGATATCAAGAACATGACGGTTGAGTTCCCGACGCGGCGCGGCGTCTTCACCGCGGTGCGCGAGGTCAGTCTCTCGGTCGAACCGGGAGAGATCCTCGGCGTCGTCGGCGAATCCGGGGCGGGGAAATCGACCATCGGCAATGCGGTGATCGGCCTTCTGGAGCCGCCGGGGCGGCTTGCCGGCGGCGAGATCTATCTCAAGGGCGAGCGGATCGACGGGCTGGACGAGGATGCGCTCCGTTCGATCCGCGGCAAACGCATTGGGATGATCTTCCAGGACCCACTGACCTCGCTCAATCCGCTACAGACGGTAGAGCAGCAGTTGATGGAAACCATCCAGCTCCATCTGAAACAGAGTGACGACGAGGCGCGGGCCAGCGCCGTGGCATTGCTCGACCGCGTCGGCATCCCGGACCCGGATGTCCGCATCAAGCAGTATCCGCATCAATTCTCCGGCGGCATGCGCCAGCGCGTTGTGATCGCGCTCGCGCTCTGCGCCGATCCCGAAGTGATCATAGCGGACGAGCCGACGACGGCGCTGGATGTCTCGATCCAGGCGCAGATCCTCGAGCTGATGCGGGAACTCTGCCGGGAGCGCTCGGTCGGCATGATACTGATCACCCACGATATGGGGGTGATCGCGGACGTCACGGACCGGGTCGCGGTGATGTATCGCTCCCGCCTCGTCGAAGAGGGGCCGACGGCGAAGATCCTCGGCGATCCCGACCACGAATATACCAAGAGCCTGATCAGCGCCGTGCCGCGGCCCGATGTCCGCCTCGCCCGCTTCCCGGTGGTCGAATATATCGAGAGCGCGGGCGACCGGAGGGACAGCATCGACGTCGCCACCCACTGGCTCGGCGAAGGCCGCTCCGATGTCTCGGCGGAGGGCGACCTGCTCCGGGTCGAGGACTTGCATGTCCGCTTCCTGACCCGTTTCAGCCTCTTACGGAAGAACCGGATCTATCTGGACGCGGTCGACCATGTCTCCTTCGAGATCCGCCAGGGCGAGGTCTTCGGTCTCGTCGGCGAGAGCGGCAGCGGCAAGTCGACCATCGCGCGGGCCATCGCGGGTCTCTACAAACCGGCCGGCGGCCACATCCATTTCGCGGGTGCGGATCTGACGCAGGTGGAGAGCGAGACCGAGATGGACCGCTACCGACGCCAGATGCAGATGATTTTCCAGGATCCCTATTCCTCGCTGAACCCGCGCATGAAGGTGCTGGACATCGTCGCCGAGCCGATCCGCTTCCATGGCCTCGCCTCAGGCGGTGCGGAGACGCGGCAGATCGTCATGGACCTTCTGGAGCATGTCGGCCTCGGTGCCGAGGCGGCGCGGAAATATCCGCACGAGTTTTCCGGCGGCCAGCGCCAGCGCATCTCCATCGCCCGCGCCCTTGCCACCCGCCCGCGTTTCCTGATCTGCGACGAGCCGACCTCCGCGCTCGATGTCTCGATCCAGGCGCAGATCCTGAACCTGCTGAAAGACCTGCAGGCGGAACTCGGCCTCACCATGCTGTTCATCAGCCACGACCTGCCGGTGATCCGCCAGATGTGCGACCGGGTCGGGGTGATGCGGCACGGCAAGCTGCTGGAGGTTGCGGAAACCGAGGCGCTCTTCCAGTCTCCGCAGCACGACTATTCGCGGCATCTGCTCGACTTGATGCCGAAACTCGAGGTGCTCTCGCACGAGGCCATCGCCGATCTCGAACTGGCGGACTAG
- a CDS encoding ABC transporter permease: MALERDETKPSLWARLNDNDIAYSFFHSPLAMTAALVTAIMVLSSLAAPLIAPFDPFDPAQISLWDGKKPPFWEAGGDPAYLLGTDNQGRDMLSTILYGGRISLMVGFAAVFFGMFLGVMLGVISGYVGGWFETLIMRLADIQLTIPGILTAILINGILRSVLPPELRDELAIYVVILAIGLSDWPQFARVARGATLVEAKKEYIQAARVIGLRPYLIMARHIVPNVMRPVLVLATIGLALAIIAEATLSFLGQGVPPTTPSLGTLIRVGNEYLFSGLWWITFFPAIALVVLVLAVNLLGDWLRDTLNPKLR; this comes from the coding sequence ATGGCGCTCGAACGGGACGAGACGAAACCGTCGCTCTGGGCGCGTCTGAACGACAACGACATCGCCTATTCCTTCTTCCATTCGCCGCTCGCGATGACCGCCGCGCTGGTCACCGCGATCATGGTGCTGTCCTCGCTGGCGGCGCCGCTGATCGCGCCGTTCGATCCGTTCGATCCGGCGCAGATCTCGCTCTGGGACGGCAAGAAACCGCCCTTCTGGGAGGCGGGCGGCGATCCGGCCTATCTGCTCGGAACCGACAACCAGGGCCGCGACATGCTCTCGACCATTCTCTATGGCGGCCGCATCTCGCTCATGGTCGGCTTCGCCGCGGTCTTCTTCGGCATGTTCCTCGGTGTGATGCTGGGGGTGATCAGCGGCTATGTCGGCGGCTGGTTCGAGACCCTGATCATGCGCCTTGCCGACATCCAGCTCACCATCCCGGGTATCCTGACCGCGATCCTGATTAACGGCATTCTGCGCTCCGTGCTGCCGCCGGAACTCAGGGACGAGCTTGCGATCTATGTCGTGATCCTCGCCATCGGGCTCAGCGACTGGCCGCAATTCGCCCGCGTGGCGCGCGGCGCGACGCTGGTGGAGGCAAAGAAGGAATACATCCAGGCGGCTCGGGTCATCGGCCTGCGTCCTTACCTGATCATGGCCCGCCATATCGTGCCGAACGTGATGCGGCCGGTGCTGGTGCTGGCCACCATCGGTCTCGCGCTGGCGATCATCGCCGAGGCGACGCTCAGCTTCCTCGGCCAGGGCGTGCCGCCGACCACCCCGTCGCTCGGTACGCTGATCCGGGTCGGCAACGAGTATCTGTTCTCCGGGCTCTGGTGGATCACCTTCTTCCCGGCCATCGCGCTCGTCGTGCTCGTGCTCGCCGTGAACCTGCTCGGCGACTGGCTGCGCGACACGCTCAACCCGAAACTCCGGTGA
- a CDS encoding ABC transporter permease — MLTYIARRMLQALVVMAAVSFISFSLFNYVGDPVDNMVGQEATLEDRQRIREVLGLEDPFFVQYARFMQNAVRGEFGISYRTKRSVTEMIAERIPATLELVFVSAIIALGLGIPLGVFTGINRTSWISKAVLTVSLVGVSLPTFIIGISLIYIFAVNMGVLPSSGRAGTVELGGWKTSFLTIDGWRSILLPALTLSLFQVTMILRLVRAEMLEIMRTDFIKFARARGLPENRINYSHALKNTLVPVITIIGLNIGGLIAFSLITETVFQWPGTGLMFIQAVDFVDVPIMAAYLCFVALVFVTINLIVDILYFVIDPRLRAEEGH, encoded by the coding sequence ATGTTGACCTATATCGCGCGCCGTATGCTGCAGGCCCTTGTGGTCATGGCTGCGGTGTCCTTCATTTCCTTTTCCCTGTTCAATTATGTCGGCGATCCGGTCGACAATATGGTGGGCCAGGAAGCCACGCTGGAAGACCGGCAGCGGATCCGCGAGGTGCTGGGACTGGAAGATCCGTTCTTCGTCCAGTACGCGCGCTTCATGCAGAACGCGGTCCGGGGCGAATTCGGGATTTCCTACCGGACCAAGCGGTCGGTGACGGAGATGATCGCCGAACGCATCCCGGCGACCCTTGAGCTGGTCTTCGTTTCCGCGATCATCGCGCTCGGGCTCGGCATCCCGCTCGGCGTGTTCACGGGGATCAACCGCACAAGCTGGATCAGCAAGGCGGTGCTGACCGTCTCCCTTGTCGGCGTCAGTCTGCCGACCTTCATCATCGGCATCAGCCTGATCTACATTTTCGCAGTGAATATGGGCGTGCTGCCGTCATCCGGACGTGCCGGGACTGTGGAGCTCGGCGGCTGGAAGACCAGTTTCCTCACCATCGACGGCTGGCGCAGCATCCTGCTGCCGGCTCTGACCCTCAGTCTTTTCCAGGTGACCATGATCCTGCGTCTCGTCCGCGCGGAGATGCTGGAGATCATGCGCACCGACTTCATCAAGTTCGCCCGGGCCCGCGGTCTGCCGGAGAACCGGATCAATTACAGCCACGCGCTGAAGAACACCCTGGTGCCGGTCATCACCATCATCGGCCTCAATATCGGCGGCCTGATCGCCTTCTCGCTGATCACCGAGACGGTGTTCCAGTGGCCGGGGACCGGGCTCATGTTCATCCAGGCGGTGGATTTCGTCGATGTCCCGATCATGGCGGCCTATCTCTGTTTCGTCGCCCTGGTCTTCGTCACCATCAACCTCATCGTCGACATTCTCTACTTTGTCATCGACCCGCGGCTGCGGGCCGAGGAAGGGCACTGA
- a CDS encoding ABC transporter substrate-binding protein, translated as MRIRAIALAAMMSTTMFVGFAEAENVLRWTSQGDALTLDPMGQNEGPTNSMNGQIYEPLLKRDREMVLEAGLAESWKPIGTTGWEFKLRKGVKFHDGADFTAEDVAFSITRAQAKSSDFKEQVKSIKEVKIVDDHTVQFITDGPNPILPNEVTSLYIMDKGWAEKHNVVEPQDFAAGEETYAVRNANGTGPFMVEQRLPDELTVLVKNPNWWGNASAEHNIDKIEYRPIKNAATRVAALLSGEVDFVLDPPLQDLKRIDAQDNLKTITVNQIRTIFFGMDQGVDELRNSDVKGKNPFKDKRVREAFYRSLDVEAIKRVVMEGLSIPAGIITSPGVHGFTKELDKRRPFDPAAAKKLLADAGYPDGFTVQLDCPNNRYNNDEKICQAAVAMLAKIGVTVKLDAIPKSQHFPKIKNRVSDFYMLGWGVPTLDSHYVFSYLFHSKGSWNGTGFANAKVDELTDTFAVETDLAKRDKQIAEAWSIVKDEIVYLPIHHQVIGWGMSTKLDLPILPNDSPQFRWAKLN; from the coding sequence ATGAGAATTCGTGCGATCGCATTGGCCGCGATGATGTCGACGACGATGTTCGTCGGCTTCGCCGAGGCCGAGAACGTGCTGCGATGGACCAGCCAGGGCGACGCCCTCACGCTGGACCCGATGGGCCAGAACGAAGGTCCGACCAACAGCATGAACGGTCAGATTTACGAGCCGCTCCTGAAGCGGGACCGTGAAATGGTGCTCGAGGCCGGCCTGGCGGAATCCTGGAAGCCGATCGGAACGACCGGCTGGGAGTTCAAGCTCCGTAAAGGGGTCAAATTCCATGACGGCGCGGATTTCACCGCCGAGGACGTGGCCTTCAGCATCACCCGGGCCCAGGCGAAGTCCTCGGACTTCAAGGAGCAGGTGAAGTCCATCAAGGAAGTGAAGATCGTCGACGACCACACGGTTCAGTTCATCACCGACGGTCCGAACCCGATCCTGCCGAACGAGGTTACCAGCCTCTACATCATGGACAAGGGCTGGGCCGAGAAGCACAACGTTGTGGAGCCGCAGGATTTCGCGGCCGGCGAGGAAACCTATGCCGTGCGGAACGCCAACGGCACCGGTCCCTTCATGGTCGAGCAGCGGCTTCCGGACGAGCTTACCGTTCTGGTCAAGAATCCGAACTGGTGGGGCAATGCGAGCGCCGAGCACAATATCGACAAGATCGAGTACCGCCCGATCAAGAACGCCGCGACCCGGGTCGCCGCGCTGCTTTCCGGCGAAGTCGACTTCGTGCTCGATCCGCCGCTGCAGGACCTGAAACGGATCGACGCGCAGGACAATCTGAAGACCATCACGGTGAACCAGATCCGGACCATCTTCTTCGGCATGGATCAGGGCGTCGACGAGCTGCGCAACTCCGACGTGAAAGGCAAGAACCCCTTCAAGGACAAGCGTGTCCGCGAGGCGTTCTATCGGTCCCTCGATGTCGAGGCGATCAAGCGCGTGGTCATGGAAGGGCTCTCGATACCGGCCGGGATCATCACCTCGCCGGGCGTGCACGGCTTCACCAAGGAGCTCGACAAGCGTCGGCCTTTCGACCCGGCGGCGGCGAAGAAGCTGCTCGCCGATGCGGGATATCCGGACGGGTTCACGGTCCAGCTCGACTGTCCGAACAACCGCTATAACAACGACGAGAAGATCTGCCAGGCGGCGGTGGCCATGCTGGCGAAGATCGGCGTGACGGTGAAACTGGACGCCATTCCGAAGAGCCAGCACTTCCCGAAGATCAAGAACCGGGTGAGCGATTTCTACATGCTCGGCTGGGGCGTTCCGACGCTCGATTCCCACTATGTCTTCAGCTACCTGTTCCACAGCAAGGGCAGCTGGAACGGCACGGGCTTCGCCAATGCCAAGGTGGATGAGCTGACCGACACCTTCGCAGTCGAGACCGATCTCGCCAAGCGGGACAAGCAGATCGCGGAAGCCTGGAGCATCGTGAAGGACGAGATCGTCTATCTGCCGATCCACCACCAGGTGATCGGCTGGGGCATGTCGACCAAGCTCGACCTGCCGATCCTGCCGAACGACTCGCCGCAGTTCCGCTGGGCGAAACTGAACTAA
- a CDS encoding GcvT family protein, translating to MKTQARAVVIGGGVVGVSTLYHLAKKGWTDVVLLERTELTAGSTWHAAGLLPLFNMSYSVGQLHQYSVELYKTLEEETGQAVSFHQTGNLRLATNRERMDEYRNYQCTAETIGVEAHLIGVDEIKKLWPLASMDGLIGALWHPSDGHIAPVDLTMALAKGARMNGAEIYQQTEVTGIERENSEWIVKTDKGDIRCEHVICATGNYARTTAKMVGLEIPAIPVEHQYIVTDVDPTLKEYREAGNHELPVLRESDSQYYFREERHGWILGPYEKFAPACFVDGVPSTFEKDLFPGELERLMPHVEACMARVPSFENAGIKDIVNGPISYTPDGNPMVGPAFGLENFWISEGHSFGVTAAGGAGWQIANWIVDGEPSVDMIGVDPRRFGVVSKNYAKIKNEEAYEHVFVNHFPMEEREAGRPAKTTPAYPRLDAAGAVWGARFGWERPNWFAPEGVAREDVYSFRRSNWFEHVGNEVRTMRERVGLLELSSFAKYEVEGPGARDWLDRMVANAIPKGIGRINLCHALNPSGSVRSEFTITRMPDGIWGERFFVIGPGAGHDYDFDFLCKQLPRDGSVYLKDITTQYGVFVLAGPDARKVLEKLADADVSNEAFPWLTMQEIPVGYCPNVRALRVNFVGSLGWELHHPIEYQLHLFDALMEAGKEFDIGLVGMRAMDSMRLEKTYRLWGTDLNAENTLLEAGLKRFVRLNKGEFTGREALVRQQEEGIPNTYCTIEIDADDADPFGNEPVFMDGEVVGRGTAGGYGHYVGKSLMLGYIRTDKAVVGAECQVRVLDQLRPARIVAESPYDPDNEALKA from the coding sequence ATGAAGACGCAGGCACGGGCAGTGGTGATCGGCGGCGGTGTGGTCGGGGTCAGCACCCTCTATCACCTCGCCAAAAAGGGATGGACCGACGTGGTCCTTCTGGAACGGACGGAACTTACGGCGGGATCGACCTGGCATGCCGCCGGCCTCCTGCCACTGTTCAATATGAGCTATAGCGTCGGGCAGCTGCACCAGTACTCGGTCGAGCTTTACAAGACGCTGGAGGAAGAGACCGGTCAGGCTGTCAGCTTCCACCAGACCGGCAACCTGCGTCTCGCGACCAACCGAGAGCGCATGGACGAGTACCGGAACTACCAATGCACCGCCGAGACGATCGGCGTCGAGGCGCATCTGATCGGCGTCGACGAAATCAAGAAGCTCTGGCCGCTCGCCTCCATGGACGGGCTGATCGGCGCGCTCTGGCATCCGAGCGACGGCCATATCGCGCCGGTCGATCTCACAATGGCACTTGCCAAGGGCGCGCGCATGAACGGCGCCGAGATCTACCAGCAGACCGAGGTGACGGGGATCGAGCGCGAGAACAGCGAGTGGATCGTCAAGACCGACAAGGGCGACATTCGCTGCGAGCATGTGATCTGCGCGACCGGCAACTATGCCCGTACGACGGCGAAGATGGTCGGGCTGGAGATCCCGGCGATCCCGGTGGAGCACCAATATATCGTGACCGACGTCGATCCGACGCTGAAGGAGTATCGCGAGGCCGGGAACCACGAATTGCCGGTGCTGCGCGAATCCGACTCCCAATATTACTTCCGCGAGGAACGGCATGGCTGGATCCTCGGTCCGTACGAGAAATTCGCGCCGGCCTGCTTCGTCGACGGCGTTCCCTCGACCTTCGAGAAGGATCTCTTCCCGGGCGAGCTCGAGCGGCTGATGCCGCATGTCGAGGCCTGCATGGCCCGCGTGCCGTCCTTTGAGAATGCCGGCATCAAGGACATCGTGAACGGTCCGATCTCCTACACGCCGGACGGAAACCCGATGGTCGGACCGGCCTTCGGCCTGGAGAATTTCTGGATTTCGGAAGGTCACAGCTTCGGCGTCACCGCGGCGGGCGGTGCCGGCTGGCAGATCGCCAACTGGATTGTCGACGGCGAGCCCTCGGTCGACATGATCGGCGTCGACCCGCGGCGCTTCGGCGTGGTTTCCAAGAACTACGCGAAGATCAAGAACGAGGAAGCCTACGAGCACGTCTTCGTCAATCACTTCCCGATGGAGGAGCGCGAGGCGGGCCGTCCGGCCAAGACAACGCCGGCCTATCCGCGGCTCGATGCCGCCGGTGCCGTCTGGGGCGCGCGTTTCGGCTGGGAACGGCCGAACTGGTTCGCGCCCGAGGGCGTCGCCCGCGAGGACGTCTATTCCTTCCGCCGTTCCAATTGGTTCGAACATGTCGGCAACGAGGTTCGCACCATGCGCGAGCGGGTCGGCCTGCTGGAGCTCTCCTCCTTCGCCAAATACGAGGTCGAGGGACCGGGTGCGCGCGACTGGCTCGACCGCATGGTCGCCAACGCCATTCCGAAGGGCATCGGCCGGATCAATCTCTGCCATGCGCTGAACCCCTCGGGCTCGGTGCGCTCCGAATTCACCATCACCCGCATGCCCGACGGAATCTGGGGCGAGCGCTTCTTCGTCATCGGCCCGGGCGCCGGGCACGATTACGATTTCGACTTCCTCTGCAAGCAGCTGCCGCGTGACGGATCGGTCTATCTGAAGGACATCACGACCCAGTACGGCGTCTTTGTGCTGGCCGGCCCGGATGCAAGAAAGGTGCTCGAGAAACTGGCGGACGCCGATGTCTCGAACGAGGCCTTCCCGTGGCTCACCATGCAGGAGATCCCTGTCGGTTATTGTCCGAACGTGCGGGCCCTGCGCGTCAACTTCGTCGGCTCCCTCGGTTGGGAACTGCACCACCCGATCGAATACCAGTTGCACCTGTTCGATGCGCTGATGGAGGCCGGCAAGGAGTTCGATATCGGGCTCGTCGGCATGCGGGCGATGGATTCCATGCGTCTCGAGAAGACCTACCGGCTCTGGGGGACGGACCTCAATGCCGAGAACACCCTCCTCGAAGCAGGGCTGAAGCGCTTCGTGCGCCTCAACAAGGGCGAGTTCACCGGCCGCGAGGCTCTGGTACGGCAGCAGGAAGAGGGCATCCCGAACACCTACTGCACGATCGAGATCGACGCGGACGATGCCGATCCGTTCGGCAACGAGCCGGTCTTCATGGACGGTGAGGTGGTCGGCCGCGGCACCGCCGGCGGCTACGGCCATTATGTCGGTAAATCGCTGATGCTCGGCTATATCCGCACCGACAAGGCGGTGGTCGGGGCCGAGTGCCAAGTGCGGGTGCTCGACCAGCTTCGCCCGGCGCGGATCGTCGCGGAAAGCCCCTACGATCCCGACAACGAGGCCCTCAAGGCCTGA
- a CDS encoding ABC transporter ATP-binding protein has product MADGNQPFVQFKNVQKTYDGEILVVKNLNLDIANGEFLTMLGPSGSGKTTCLMMLAGFETPTQGQIMLGGTELNNVPPHKRGIGMVFQNYALFPHMSVAENLAFPLEVRKMSKADTEAKVRRALDMVELGAFGDRRPGQLSGGQQQRVALARALVFEPDLVLMDEPLGALDKNLREQMQYEIKHIHDNLGMAVVYVTHDQSEALTMSDRIAVFNDGKVQQLAKPADLYERPENAFVAQFIGENNRLRGKVKSKNGSGCTVEVAGNVVQALTVNPEGVGGSSTLSIRPERVQLAPEPGSLPNIFDAEVLELIYLGDHIRCRMSCCGDSEFIVKVPNTHAHATISQGDKVSVGWEIDDCRALDA; this is encoded by the coding sequence ATGGCAGACGGCAACCAGCCGTTCGTTCAGTTCAAGAACGTTCAAAAGACCTATGACGGTGAAATCCTCGTCGTCAAAAATCTCAACCTCGACATCGCGAACGGCGAATTCCTGACCATGTTGGGACCGTCCGGTTCGGGCAAGACGACCTGTCTGATGATGCTGGCCGGCTTCGAAACGCCGACCCAGGGACAGATCATGCTCGGCGGAACGGAGCTCAACAACGTGCCGCCGCACAAGCGCGGCATCGGCATGGTGTTCCAGAATTACGCGCTGTTCCCGCATATGAGCGTCGCGGAAAACCTCGCCTTCCCGCTTGAGGTCCGCAAGATGTCGAAAGCGGATACGGAGGCTAAAGTCCGCCGCGCGCTCGACATGGTCGAGCTTGGCGCTTTCGGCGACCGGCGTCCCGGCCAGCTCTCCGGCGGACAGCAGCAGCGCGTCGCCCTCGCCCGCGCGCTGGTGTTCGAGCCCGATCTGGTGCTGATGGACGAGCCGCTCGGCGCGCTCGACAAGAATCTGCGCGAGCAGATGCAGTACGAGATCAAGCACATCCACGACAATCTCGGCATGGCGGTCGTCTATGTGACGCACGATCAGTCGGAAGCGCTGACCATGTCGGACCGGATCGCGGTCTTCAACGACGGCAAGGTGCAGCAGCTCGCCAAGCCGGCGGATCTTTACGAGCGGCCGGAGAACGCGTTCGTCGCCCAGTTTATCGGCGAGAACAACCGGCTGCGCGGCAAGGTAAAATCCAAGAACGGCTCCGGCTGCACGGTCGAGGTCGCCGGCAATGTCGTTCAGGCGCTCACGGTCAATCCCGAAGGCGTCGGCGGGTCCTCGACCCTGTCGATCCGGCCGGAACGGGTGCAGCTCGCGCCGGAACCCGGTTCGCTGCCGAACATCTTCGACGCGGAAGTGCTCGAGCTGATTTATCTCGGCGATCATATCCGCTGCCGGATGTCCTGTTGCGGCGATAGCGAGTTCATCGTGAAAGTGCCGAACACGCATGCGCACGCGACAATCTCTCAGGGAGACAAGGTCAGCGTCGGATGGGAAATCGACGATTGCCGGGCTCTGGACGCCTGA